One part of the Arabidopsis thaliana chromosome 1 sequence genome encodes these proteins:
- a CDS encoding basic helix-loop-helix (bHLH) DNA-binding superfamily protein: MPLEAVVYPQDPFGYLSNCKDFMFHDLYSQEEFVAQDTKNNIDKLGHEQSFVEQGKEDDHQWRDYHQYPLLIPSLGEELGLTAIDVESHPPPQHRRKRRRTRNCKNKEEIENQRMTHIAVERNRRKQMNEYLAVLRSLMPSSYAQRGDQASIVGGAINYVKELEHILQSMEPKRTRTHDPKGDKTSTSSLVGPFTDFFSFPQYSTKSSSDVPESSSSPAEIEVTVAESHANIKIMTKKKPRQLLKLITSLQSLRLTLLHLNVTTLHNSILYSISVRVRTFSTSHHYFVCFWGNHEIKVSNDCVCGAYGFTLLIYFFVSYCWGEILD; this comes from the exons ATGCCCTTAGAGGCTGTCGTATACCCGCAAGATCCATTCGGATATCTCTCCAATTGCAAAGATTTTATGTTCCACGACTTATACTCTCAAGAAGAGTTCGTAGCTCAAGATACGAAGAACAACATTGATAAGTTAGGGCATGAACAGAGCTTTGTGGAACAAGGTAAGGAGGACGATCATCAATGGCGAGACTATCATCAGTATCCTTTGTTGATCCCTTCGTTGGGAGAAGAGCTTGGTCTTACCGCCATTGATGTGGAGAGTCATCCTCCTCCACAGCAccggaggaagaggaggagaacgAGAAACTGCAAGAACAAGGAAGAGATCGAGAACCAGAGAATGACTCACATCGCCGTCGAGAGAAATCGCCGGAAACAGATGAACGAGTATCTGGCTGTGCTCCGTTCTCTAATGCCGTCGTCGTATGCTCAAAGA GGAGATCAAGCGTCGATAGTAGGAGGAGCTATAAACTACGTGAAGGAGTTAGAGCATATTTTACAATCTATGGAGCCGAAGAGAACTAGGACTCATGATCCCAAAGGAGACAAGACTAGCACTAGCTCGTTAGTGGGTCCATTCACAGATTTTTTCAGCTTCCCACAATATTCTACAAAGTCATCATCAGATGTACCGGAAAGCTCATCTTCACCGGCGGAGATAGAGGTTACGGTGGCAGAAAGCCATGCGAACATCAAGAtaatgacgaagaagaaaccgAGGCAGCTTCTTAAGCTCATAACTTCTTTACAAAGCCTAAGGctcactcttcttcatctcaatGTCACCACTCTCCACAACTCCATTCTCTACTCCATCAGCGTCAGGGTACGTACATTTTCAACTTCTCATCATtactttgtttgcttttggGGTAATCATGAGATTAAAGTGAGTAATGACTGTGTGTGTGGTGCATATGGTTTCACtttgttgatttatttttttgtctcttattGTTGGGGGGAAATTTTGGATTAG